Proteins encoded by one window of Gordonia jinghuaiqii:
- a CDS encoding amidohydrolase, which produces MTVVGAGPAAAANPIDTWLAAHGPDLIAWRRDIHAHPEVSRQEVRTTELVLSELASVGLTPRRLPLGTGVVCDLGPDGGPRIGLRADMDALPVTEHTGLPFTSTVEGASHSCGHDAHTAILIGVAKLLAAAEPLPVGVRLIFQAAEEVMPGGALDAIEAGVTSGLGRIFALHCDPRLPVGTVGLRSGPLTSAADHIDLQLHSAGGHTSRPHLTGDLIYAMGTVITGLPGVLSRRVDPRSGTVMVWGAANAGSAANAIPQEGRMRGTVRTGDHGTWAELEPLVRSVVGELLAPLGVRYDLSYFRGVPPVVNDEIAVEMLERAVAAIGPNAVADTPQSPGGEDFSWYLEQVPGAMARLGVWDGFGPHVDLHAPNFDLDERALAIGVRTLAGVVLDARSAAGLA; this is translated from the coding sequence CCGGCAGGAGGTTCGCACCACCGAGCTGGTGCTGAGTGAACTGGCCTCCGTCGGACTCACCCCGCGGCGACTGCCGCTCGGCACCGGCGTGGTCTGCGATCTCGGGCCGGACGGCGGGCCCCGCATCGGCCTGCGCGCCGATATGGACGCGCTGCCCGTCACCGAACACACCGGCCTGCCCTTCACCTCGACGGTCGAGGGCGCGTCGCACTCGTGCGGCCACGACGCGCACACCGCCATCCTGATCGGCGTGGCCAAGCTGCTCGCGGCCGCCGAACCGCTTCCGGTGGGAGTCCGACTCATCTTCCAGGCCGCCGAAGAGGTCATGCCCGGCGGTGCCCTCGACGCCATCGAGGCGGGGGTCACGAGCGGGCTCGGCCGCATCTTCGCGCTGCACTGCGACCCACGCCTGCCGGTCGGCACCGTCGGCCTGCGTTCCGGTCCGCTGACCTCGGCGGCCGACCACATCGACCTGCAGCTCCACTCCGCCGGCGGACACACCTCCCGCCCCCATCTGACCGGTGACCTGATCTATGCGATGGGCACCGTGATCACCGGCCTGCCCGGGGTCCTGTCCCGGCGCGTCGACCCGCGATCGGGCACGGTCATGGTGTGGGGAGCGGCCAACGCGGGCAGCGCCGCCAACGCGATCCCCCAGGAGGGGCGGATGCGGGGCACGGTCCGCACCGGGGACCACGGCACCTGGGCAGAGCTCGAACCCCTCGTGCGCAGCGTCGTCGGCGAACTCCTCGCCCCGCTCGGCGTGCGCTATGACCTGTCGTACTTCCGCGGGGTGCCACCGGTGGTCAACGACGAGATCGCCGTGGAGATGCTCGAACGTGCGGTCGCCGCGATCGGCCCCAACGCGGTCGCCGACACCCCGCAGTCACCCGGCGGGGAGGACTTCTCCTGGTACCTCGAACAGGTTCCGGGCGCGATGGCGAGACTCGGGGTGTGGGACGGATTCGGCCCGCACGTCGACCTGCACGCACCCAACTTCGACCTCGACGAACGTGCCCTCGCGATCGGTGTGCGCACTCTCGCCGGCGTCGTCCTCGACGCACGCAGCGCCGCAGGCCTGGCCTGA
- a CDS encoding gamma-glutamylcyclotransferase, with the protein MPIYAAYGSNMHPEQMAERAPHSPMAGTGWLRGWRLTFGGGDIGWEGSLATVTEDRDNPDARVFVVLYDVTTEDEDLLDRWEGSELGIHRKIRARVDTADGPVLAWLYVLDAFEGGLPSARYLGVMAEAAEIAGAPAEYVQDLRLRESRNVGPGPGAVEP; encoded by the coding sequence GTGCCGATTTATGCCGCCTACGGATCAAACATGCATCCCGAGCAGATGGCCGAGCGCGCGCCCCATTCGCCCATGGCAGGAACCGGATGGCTCCGCGGATGGCGGCTGACCTTCGGCGGCGGCGACATCGGATGGGAAGGTTCCCTGGCCACGGTCACCGAGGACCGCGACAACCCGGATGCGCGCGTCTTCGTCGTCCTCTACGACGTCACCACCGAAGACGAGGACCTCCTCGACCGGTGGGAGGGTTCCGAACTCGGTATCCACCGCAAGATCCGCGCACGCGTCGACACCGCCGACGGTCCGGTCCTGGCGTGGCTGTACGTCCTCGACGCCTTCGAGGGCGGACTGCCCTCGGCGCGTTATCTCGGCGTCATGGCCGAGGCCGCGGAGATCGCCGGCGCACCGGCCGAGTACGTGCAGGACCTCCGGTTGCGCGAGTCGCGCAACGTCGGTCCCGGCCCGGGGGCCGTCGAACCCTAG
- a CDS encoding NAD(P)H-quinone dehydrogenase — MTRIVIIGGGPAGYEAALAAAAYGADITVIDSDGIGGACVLWDCVPSKTFIASTGVRTEVRRAVDLGINIKTDDAMVTLPQIHQRVRDLAFAQSADIRSRLISEGVKLVSGTATLDEAQRGESTHGVIATLPDGTTERYDADVVLLATGASPRILPDAQPDGERILTWRQLYDLDELPEHLVVIGSGVTGAEFVHAYTELGVKVTLVSSRDRVLPHEDEDAALVLEDALAERGVELVKHARADKVERSGDSVTAYLADGSTVTGSHVLMTVGSVPNTTDLGLERAGVAIGKGGYIEVDRVSRTSVAGIYAAGDCTGLFPLASVAAMQGRIAMYHALGEGVSPIKLKTVASAIFTRPEIATVGVSQNAIDAGEYPARTVMLPLATNPRAKMSGLRRGFVKIFCRPATGVVIGGVVVAPTASELILPIALAVQNKLTVGDLAQTLSVYPSLSGSITEAARQLVRHDDLD; from the coding sequence GTGACCAGGATCGTCATCATCGGCGGCGGACCAGCCGGATACGAGGCGGCACTCGCCGCGGCCGCGTACGGCGCCGACATCACGGTGATCGATTCGGACGGGATCGGCGGCGCCTGCGTGCTGTGGGACTGCGTGCCGTCGAAGACGTTCATCGCCTCCACCGGAGTCCGCACCGAGGTCCGTCGCGCCGTCGACCTCGGCATCAACATCAAGACCGACGACGCCATGGTCACGTTGCCGCAGATCCATCAGCGCGTCCGCGACCTCGCCTTCGCGCAGTCCGCCGACATCCGCTCACGGCTCATCAGCGAGGGCGTCAAGCTGGTCTCCGGCACCGCGACCCTCGACGAGGCGCAGCGCGGCGAATCGACCCATGGCGTCATCGCGACCCTGCCCGACGGCACCACCGAACGCTACGACGCCGACGTGGTGCTGCTCGCGACCGGCGCCTCGCCGCGCATCCTGCCCGACGCCCAGCCCGACGGGGAACGCATCCTGACCTGGCGTCAGCTCTACGACCTCGACGAACTGCCCGAACACCTCGTCGTCATCGGTTCGGGTGTGACCGGCGCCGAATTCGTGCACGCCTACACCGAACTCGGTGTGAAGGTGACGCTGGTGTCGAGCCGCGACCGCGTGCTCCCGCACGAGGACGAGGACGCCGCGCTGGTGCTCGAGGACGCTCTGGCCGAACGTGGCGTCGAGCTCGTCAAGCACGCCCGCGCCGACAAGGTCGAGCGATCAGGTGATTCGGTCACCGCATATCTGGCCGACGGATCCACCGTCACCGGCAGTCACGTCCTGATGACCGTCGGCTCGGTCCCCAACACCACCGACCTCGGGCTCGAGCGTGCCGGGGTGGCGATCGGCAAGGGCGGCTACATCGAGGTCGACCGTGTCTCGCGCACGTCGGTGGCAGGTATCTACGCGGCCGGGGACTGCACCGGCCTGTTCCCGCTCGCATCGGTGGCGGCCATGCAGGGCCGCATCGCCATGTACCACGCACTCGGCGAGGGCGTCAGCCCGATCAAGCTGAAAACCGTTGCGTCGGCGATCTTCACGCGCCCGGAGATCGCGACCGTCGGGGTGTCGCAGAACGCGATCGACGCCGGCGAATACCCGGCGCGCACGGTGATGCTGCCCCTCGCGACCAACCCGCGCGCCAAGATGAGCGGACTGCGCCGCGGCTTCGTGAAGATCTTCTGCCGCCCCGCCACCGGTGTGGTGATCGGCGGAGTGGTGGTGGCGCCCACCGCTTCCGAGCTCATCCTCCCCATCGCGCTCGCGGTGCAGAACAAGCTGACCGTCGGCGATCTGGCGCAGACGCTGTCGGTGTATCCGTCGCTGTCGGGATCGATCACCGAGGCCGCGCGTCAGCTGGTCCGCCACGACGACCTGGACTGA
- the glpK gene encoding glycerol kinase GlpK — MAAIDQGTTSTRAMIFDHRGRVVSVEQLEHEQIFPRAGWVEHDAAEIWRNTRRVGAAALASADLTAKDIVACGITNQRETTVIWERETGRPVHNAIVWQDTRTGELCEQLAGDAGIDRYRERTGLPLSTYFAGPKARWILDSVDGLRERAENGELCFGTMDSWIAWNMTGGVDGGRHVTDVTNASRTMLMDLRTLSWDPDICAELGIPMAMLPEIRSSSGDFGALRGSGPLPGVPLSGILGDQQAATFGQACLEPGEAKNTYGTGNFLLLNTGTEPVFSEHGLLTTVCYRIGEEKPRYALEGSIAVTGSLIQWLRDNLGLFPNASDVERLAAEVDDNGGAYFVPAFSGLFAPRWRSDARGVIVGLTRFVNKNHIARAALEASAFQTREVIEAMQADSGVTLSTLKVDGGMVVNELLMQFQADILDVPVVRPVVNETTALGAAYAAGLAVGFWESEDDIRANWAEDRRWEPGMAVEDRDRLYAEWNRAVEHSFGLN; from the coding sequence GTGGCGGCGATAGACCAGGGCACCACCTCGACCCGGGCGATGATCTTCGACCACAGGGGACGCGTGGTCAGCGTCGAACAACTCGAGCACGAACAGATCTTTCCGCGGGCGGGCTGGGTCGAACACGACGCCGCCGAGATCTGGCGCAACACCCGGCGGGTGGGTGCCGCCGCACTGGCATCGGCCGACCTGACCGCCAAGGACATCGTCGCGTGCGGGATCACCAATCAGCGCGAGACGACGGTGATCTGGGAACGCGAAACCGGTAGGCCCGTGCACAATGCGATCGTCTGGCAGGACACCCGGACCGGCGAGCTGTGCGAACAACTCGCCGGCGACGCCGGGATCGACCGTTACCGCGAACGCACCGGCCTGCCGTTGTCGACGTACTTCGCCGGCCCCAAGGCACGATGGATCCTCGATTCCGTCGACGGCCTGCGCGAGCGAGCCGAGAACGGCGAACTCTGCTTCGGCACAATGGATTCCTGGATCGCCTGGAACATGACCGGCGGCGTCGACGGTGGCCGGCACGTCACCGACGTCACCAACGCCTCCCGCACGATGCTCATGGATCTCCGGACATTGTCGTGGGATCCCGACATCTGTGCCGAGCTGGGCATCCCGATGGCGATGCTCCCCGAGATCCGCAGCTCGTCAGGCGATTTCGGCGCGCTGCGTGGTTCGGGCCCGCTACCCGGGGTGCCGTTGTCGGGCATCCTCGGCGACCAGCAGGCGGCCACCTTCGGTCAGGCATGCCTGGAGCCCGGCGAGGCCAAGAACACCTATGGGACCGGAAACTTCCTGCTGCTCAACACCGGAACCGAGCCGGTGTTCAGTGAACACGGACTGCTCACCACCGTCTGCTACCGGATCGGCGAGGAAAAGCCCCGCTACGCACTCGAGGGATCGATCGCGGTGACCGGTTCGCTCATCCAGTGGCTGCGCGACAACCTCGGCCTGTTCCCGAACGCCTCCGACGTCGAGAGACTCGCCGCCGAGGTCGACGACAACGGCGGTGCATACTTCGTGCCCGCCTTCTCGGGCCTGTTCGCCCCGCGCTGGCGATCCGACGCCCGCGGTGTCATCGTCGGTCTCACCAGATTCGTGAACAAGAACCACATCGCGCGAGCAGCGTTGGAGGCCAGCGCTTTTCAGACACGCGAGGTGATCGAGGCAATGCAGGCCGACTCCGGCGTGACGTTGTCGACGCTCAAGGTCGACGGCGGCATGGTGGTCAACGAATTGCTGATGCAGTTCCAGGCCGACATCCTCGACGTCCCGGTGGTGCGTCCGGTGGTCAACGAGACGACCGCACTGGGCGCGGCCTATGCGGCGGGCCTGGCGGTCGGTTTCTGGGAGAGCGAGGACGACATCCGCGCGAACTGGGCGGAGGACAGGCGCTGGGAGCCGGGCATGGCCGTCGAGGACCGCGATCGGCTCTACGCCGAGTGGAATCGGGCCGTCGAGCACAGCTTCGGGCTGAACTGA
- the glpD gene encoding glycerol-3-phosphate dehydrogenase — MNTEFNPDRPADMGPLYRAEAWRRFGEEQFDVVVIGGGVVGVGAALDAATRGLRVALVEARDIASGTSSRSSKMFHGGLRYLEQLEFGLVREALKERELSLRLLAPHLVKPLPFLYPLTRRVWERPYVGAGIFLYDRMGGAKSVPGQRHVTRSGALRAAPALKRDSLIGGIRYYDTVVDDARHSLTVARTAANYGAVIRTSTQVIGFLRESDRVLGVRVRDTETGDVAEIRAHCVINAAGVWTDEVQALSKQRGHFKVRASKGVHIVVPRDRIVSETAIILRTANSVLFVIPWETHWIIGTTDTDWNLDLAHPAATRADIDYILERVNEVLVTKLGHDDIEGVYAGLRPLLAGEDDQTSKLSREHAVATVAPGLVSIAGGKYTTYRVMAADAVDACNDFIPTRVAPSITERVPLLGADGYFALINQCEHLGRRFGLHPYRIRRLLNRYGSLIDDVLYYADGDKSLLQPLAAAPQYLRVEVVYAAVDEAALHLEDVLARRTRIAIEYSHRGVDCADEVADLLAPILDWTTEQRDFEVATYIARVEAEVASQQQPDDDSADELRAAAPEARPQILEPVPVPD, encoded by the coding sequence ATGAACACCGAGTTCAACCCGGACCGGCCGGCCGACATGGGTCCGCTCTACCGTGCCGAGGCGTGGCGACGATTCGGTGAGGAGCAGTTCGACGTCGTGGTCATCGGCGGTGGTGTGGTGGGCGTCGGCGCCGCTCTCGACGCCGCGACCCGCGGTCTGCGGGTCGCACTGGTGGAGGCTCGTGACATCGCCTCGGGGACCTCGAGCCGGTCGTCGAAGATGTTCCACGGCGGGCTGCGGTACCTCGAACAGCTCGAGTTCGGGCTCGTCCGTGAGGCACTGAAGGAGCGCGAACTGTCGCTGCGTCTGTTGGCGCCGCACCTGGTCAAGCCTCTGCCGTTCCTCTACCCCCTGACCCGACGCGTCTGGGAGCGGCCCTACGTTGGCGCCGGCATCTTCCTCTACGACCGTATGGGTGGCGCCAAGTCGGTTCCGGGACAACGCCACGTCACGCGTTCGGGCGCCCTGCGCGCGGCGCCCGCACTCAAACGCGATTCGCTCATCGGCGGAATCCGGTACTACGACACCGTCGTCGACGACGCCCGCCACAGCCTCACGGTCGCGCGCACGGCGGCCAACTACGGCGCGGTGATCCGCACCTCGACGCAGGTGATCGGTTTCCTCCGCGAATCCGACCGGGTCCTCGGAGTTCGTGTGCGCGACACCGAGACCGGCGACGTTGCCGAGATCCGCGCGCACTGCGTCATCAACGCCGCCGGGGTGTGGACCGACGAGGTACAGGCACTGTCCAAGCAGCGCGGCCACTTCAAGGTCCGTGCGTCCAAGGGTGTGCACATCGTCGTTCCCCGTGACCGGATCGTCAGCGAGACCGCGATCATCCTGCGCACCGCGAACTCGGTGTTGTTCGTGATCCCGTGGGAGACCCACTGGATCATCGGGACCACCGACACCGACTGGAATCTCGACCTCGCGCATCCGGCAGCCACCCGCGCCGACATCGACTACATCCTCGAGCGCGTCAACGAGGTCCTGGTCACCAAGCTCGGCCACGACGACATCGAAGGCGTCTACGCGGGACTGCGTCCGTTGCTGGCCGGTGAGGACGACCAGACCTCGAAGCTGTCCCGTGAGCACGCGGTGGCCACTGTCGCGCCGGGTCTCGTCTCGATCGCCGGCGGCAAGTACACCACCTACCGGGTGATGGCCGCCGACGCCGTCGACGCGTGCAACGACTTCATCCCCACCCGGGTGGCGCCGTCGATCACCGAGCGGGTGCCGCTGCTCGGCGCCGACGGATACTTTGCGCTCATCAACCAATGCGAACACCTCGGGCGCCGATTCGGCTTGCACCCGTACCGGATTCGTCGTCTGCTCAATCGCTACGGCTCACTGATCGACGATGTGCTGTACTACGCCGACGGCGACAAGTCGCTGCTGCAGCCGCTCGCCGCGGCACCGCAGTACCTGCGTGTCGAGGTGGTGTACGCGGCCGTCGATGAGGCCGCCCTCCACCTCGAGGACGTCCTCGCCCGGCGCACCCGGATCGCGATCGAATACTCGCACCGAGGTGTCGACTGCGCCGACGAGGTCGCCGACCTGCTCGCGCCGATCCTCGACTGGACCACCGAACAACGCGACTTCGAGGTGGCGACGTACATCGCGCGCGTCGAGGCCGAGGTGGCCTCCCAGCAGCAGCCCGACGACGACTCCGCCGATGAACTACGTGCTGCGGCACCCGAGGCACGGCCGCAGATATTGGAGCCGGTGCCCGTCCCCGACTGA
- a CDS encoding pyridoxamine 5'-phosphate oxidase family protein, with protein sequence MVDNPVQVLTADEAWNLLGSTELGRIGLSVNGQPDIFPVNYHAGDGRILLRTGEGTKLAELVVNSRVVFESDGHTDTGGWSVVAKGTARVLTSLREIEEADRLPLRPWIPTMKYNYVEIVVEEISARRFEFGPEPERYPV encoded by the coding sequence ATGGTCGACAATCCGGTTCAGGTGCTGACTGCCGACGAGGCATGGAACCTGCTCGGCAGTACCGAACTCGGACGGATCGGGTTGAGTGTCAACGGTCAACCCGACATCTTCCCGGTCAACTACCACGCCGGCGACGGCCGCATACTGCTGCGCACCGGCGAGGGCACCAAACTCGCCGAACTCGTCGTCAACAGCAGGGTGGTGTTCGAGTCCGACGGGCACACCGACACCGGTGGCTGGAGTGTGGTGGCGAAAGGTACGGCGCGCGTCCTCACCTCGCTCCGCGAGATCGAGGAGGCCGACCGCCTGCCGTTACGCCCGTGGATCCCCACGATGAAGTACAACTACGTGGAGATCGTGGTCGAGGAGATCAGCGCGCGGCGCTTCGAGTTCGGACCGGAACCCGAACGCTACCCGGTCTGA
- a CDS encoding LLM class flavin-dependent oxidoreductase, with protein MAPKKKAHLLGFMQNGFNSHATGMWRHPRDKVNWDFGHYDYWQHIARVLERGLFDAIFIADQLAPYATYENSSDASVKYAVQFPCNEPSTIAPAIATVTERLGIGVTLSTAFEHPYSMSRRLSTLDYQSKGRIAWNIVSSFSHGEWNAYGVDGRERGDRYERLEEYMEVCYKLWDSWDDGAIIADKASGVYGDPAKIHEVDHQGKYFSTKGRHFVAPSPQRHPVLWQAGSSDRGRDFAAKHAEAVFAVHPTINRMKEYSADLEQRATGRFGRAPGSVKRIFGLQTVVGESRAEAEDKFERIKECIPLEGALAWISGHFGIDFSKYSLDDNVADIEVPGIQGLFESILYAKDGAPVTVREAALIYAQGMGMPVAVGTAADIVDQMEVYLDEGGADGFMLATTFTPGCYEEFVDWVVPELQRRGRYRERYTGTTLREHLREY; from the coding sequence ATGGCACCGAAGAAAAAGGCACATCTGCTCGGCTTCATGCAGAACGGATTCAACAGCCACGCGACCGGGATGTGGCGTCATCCCCGAGACAAGGTCAATTGGGACTTCGGTCATTACGACTACTGGCAGCACATCGCTCGTGTCCTGGAACGCGGACTCTTCGACGCGATCTTCATCGCCGACCAGCTCGCTCCGTACGCCACATACGAGAACTCGTCGGACGCCAGCGTGAAGTACGCGGTGCAGTTTCCCTGCAACGAGCCATCCACCATCGCGCCGGCGATCGCGACCGTGACCGAACGCCTCGGAATCGGCGTCACGCTGTCCACCGCCTTCGAACACCCTTATTCCATGAGCCGCCGTCTGTCCACACTCGACTATCAGTCGAAGGGTCGCATCGCCTGGAACATCGTGTCATCGTTCTCGCACGGCGAATGGAATGCCTACGGCGTCGACGGCCGCGAGCGAGGAGACCGCTATGAGCGGCTCGAAGAGTACATGGAGGTCTGCTACAAACTCTGGGACTCCTGGGACGACGGCGCGATCATCGCCGACAAGGCTTCCGGCGTCTACGGTGACCCCGCCAAGATTCACGAGGTCGACCACCAGGGGAAGTACTTCAGCACCAAGGGAAGGCATTTCGTCGCGCCGTCACCACAGAGGCACCCGGTGCTGTGGCAGGCAGGCTCCTCGGACCGCGGCCGGGACTTCGCCGCCAAACATGCCGAGGCAGTGTTCGCGGTCCATCCGACCATCAATCGGATGAAGGAGTACTCCGCAGACCTCGAGCAGCGCGCAACCGGACGCTTCGGGCGTGCACCCGGAAGTGTGAAGCGGATCTTCGGACTGCAGACAGTGGTCGGCGAGAGTCGGGCCGAGGCCGAGGACAAGTTCGAACGGATCAAGGAATGCATCCCGCTCGAGGGCGCCCTCGCGTGGATCTCGGGACACTTCGGTATCGATTTTTCGAAGTACTCGCTCGACGACAACGTCGCCGACATCGAAGTACCCGGCATCCAAGGTTTGTTCGAGTCCATCCTCTACGCGAAAGACGGCGCGCCCGTCACCGTGCGCGAGGCTGCCCTCATCTACGCACAGGGCATGGGCATGCCGGTCGCTGTCGGTACGGCTGCCGACATCGTCGATCAGATGGAGGTGTACCTCGACGAGGGCGGCGCCGATGGGTTCATGCTCGCGACAACGTTCACACCGGGCTGCTACGAGGAGTTCGTCGACTGGGTGGTGCCCGAATTGCAGCGACGCGGCCGCTACCGCGAGCGCTACACCGGCACCACCCTGCGCGAGCACCTGCGGGAATACTGA
- a CDS encoding MetQ/NlpA family ABC transporter substrate-binding protein: MTTTDNQDAVRGDGADRLEIRRRPRWIWIAIVLVGAVTVAAGMVFAAGGDDKSPNEIAGATLVIATDEGCAGEQALVEFIAEKVAPKYGIKVENRGLSDSTTINRAVSEGEFAGTLYQHKLWLKQVLEANSDFEEIAVTPVFRWGFGIWSEKYNNPVQLPDGATVSLYSDPANEAQGLWLLERAGLIKLDPDAEKWRVTQKDIIDNPKNLKFLLLDFAAQSRSLPDLDAAVGYTYFYQAAKVSEKYQIFAPPPPDEFAGQLTIGTKWADTENIKKLVAAFKDPAVQEFLATDPSVKGGLLPLQ, encoded by the coding sequence ATGACAACAACCGACAACCAGGACGCGGTCCGTGGCGATGGTGCTGACAGACTGGAGATCAGACGCCGTCCACGGTGGATCTGGATCGCGATCGTACTCGTCGGGGCGGTCACCGTGGCAGCAGGCATGGTGTTCGCAGCTGGCGGTGATGACAAGTCCCCGAACGAGATTGCGGGCGCAACCCTGGTCATCGCAACAGACGAAGGGTGCGCCGGCGAGCAGGCTCTGGTCGAGTTCATTGCCGAGAAAGTCGCCCCGAAGTACGGGATCAAAGTCGAGAATCGCGGGCTCTCCGACAGTACGACCATCAATCGAGCCGTCAGCGAAGGCGAGTTCGCGGGAACGCTCTACCAACACAAACTTTGGCTCAAGCAGGTTCTCGAGGCAAACTCTGACTTCGAGGAGATTGCTGTCACGCCAGTGTTCCGATGGGGCTTCGGCATCTGGTCGGAAAAGTACAACAATCCGGTACAGCTACCTGACGGAGCGACGGTCTCTCTGTACTCCGACCCGGCCAACGAGGCCCAAGGACTATGGCTTCTGGAACGTGCGGGACTGATCAAGCTCGATCCCGACGCCGAGAAGTGGCGCGTCACCCAGAAGGACATCATCGACAATCCCAAGAATCTCAAGTTCTTGTTGCTCGACTTCGCTGCTCAGTCGCGGTCGCTGCCCGACCTCGATGCCGCGGTTGGTTATACCTACTTCTACCAGGCTGCGAAGGTCTCGGAGAAGTACCAGATCTTCGCGCCACCGCCGCCGGACGAGTTCGCGGGACAGCTGACCATCGGCACCAAGTGGGCCGACACGGAGAACATCAAGAAACTGGTCGCAGCATTCAAAGATCCTGCTGTCCAGGAGTTTCTGGCGACTGATCCGAGTGTAAAGGGCGGGCTGCTGCCACTGCAGTGA
- a CDS encoding Fpg/Nei family DNA glycosylase codes for MPEGDTVYAAAARLRTGLAGRVLESTQFRTPSLATADLSGREVISVRSRGKHLLIDVGESRPGAADTLSIHSHLKMEGAWHVHGRGQRWRRPAHQARVVLRTGDVEAVGFDLGVLELLADPDAALSYLGPDLLADDFDRNEAISRLAAHPDDTIGTALLDQRLIAGIGNVFRSEICFLRGVLPTRAVRDVDLGPMVDLSRRLLWANRMRSARTTTGNTSPNARMWVYGRQGRLCRRCATLVKRDELHSTGGDRVIYWCPRCQS; via the coding sequence ATGCCTGAAGGCGACACCGTCTACGCCGCGGCGGCCCGGCTGCGCACCGGACTCGCCGGCCGCGTCCTCGAATCGACCCAGTTCCGCACCCCGTCGCTGGCGACCGCCGATCTGTCGGGCCGGGAGGTCATCTCGGTCCGGTCGCGGGGCAAGCACCTTCTGATCGACGTCGGGGAAAGCCGGCCGGGTGCGGCCGACACCCTGAGCATCCACTCGCACCTGAAGATGGAGGGCGCCTGGCACGTCCATGGTCGCGGACAGCGGTGGCGGCGCCCTGCCCACCAGGCGCGCGTCGTGCTGCGCACCGGTGATGTCGAGGCGGTCGGGTTCGATCTCGGGGTCCTCGAACTACTCGCCGACCCCGACGCCGCGCTCTCCTACCTCGGACCCGACCTGCTCGCCGACGACTTCGACCGGAACGAGGCCATCAGCAGGCTCGCAGCGCATCCGGACGACACGATCGGCACCGCGCTGCTCGATCAGCGACTGATCGCGGGCATCGGAAACGTGTTCCGCAGCGAGATCTGCTTCCTGCGAGGTGTCCTGCCCACCCGAGCGGTGCGGGACGTCGATCTGGGACCGATGGTGGACCTCAGCCGACGCCTGCTGTGGGCCAACCGGATGCGATCGGCACGCACAACCACCGGGAACACCTCACCCAACGCCCGCATGTGGGTGTACGGACGACAGGGCCGGCTGTGCAGGCGGTGCGCGACGTTGGTCAAGCGCGACGAATTGCATTCCACGGGAGGCGACCGCGTGATCTACTGGTGCCCCCGCTGCCAGAGTTGA